Proteins from a single region of Gordonia hongkongensis:
- a CDS encoding proline dehydrogenase family protein gives MGSVFDTVLRPAIVAASRSERIKDASQRWPVTGRVVRRFVPGESLDAAMAAVGAELADGLSVSVDFLGEDTLDESQADATVTAYLALLESLSGRRPAPAGSLEVSLKLTALGLALPEHGAKIAEENARTIVEAADGLDVVVTVDAEDHTTVDQRLAIVRSLRSEFPETGTVLQACLRRTEDDCAEFAASGARIRLCKGAYAEPPAVAFTDRRQVDDSYQRCLRILMKGSGYPMVASHDPRMIDAARILADEFGRAPDSWEHQMLYGIRADEQRRLAAAGARVRVYIPYGEQWYGYLVRRLAERPANLGFFLRALAG, from the coding sequence ATGGGGTCCGTCTTCGACACCGTGCTGCGGCCCGCGATCGTCGCGGCATCGCGCAGCGAGCGGATCAAGGACGCGTCCCAGCGGTGGCCGGTCACCGGACGAGTGGTCCGCCGATTCGTGCCGGGCGAGTCGCTCGACGCCGCCATGGCCGCCGTCGGGGCCGAACTCGCCGACGGACTCTCCGTCTCGGTCGACTTCCTGGGCGAGGACACCCTCGACGAATCCCAGGCGGACGCCACGGTGACCGCGTATCTGGCTCTGCTCGAGTCTCTGTCGGGACGCCGTCCGGCACCTGCCGGGTCGTTGGAGGTGTCGCTGAAGCTGACCGCGCTCGGTCTCGCACTGCCGGAGCACGGCGCGAAGATCGCCGAGGAGAACGCGCGCACGATCGTCGAGGCGGCCGATGGCCTGGACGTCGTGGTCACCGTGGACGCCGAGGATCACACCACCGTCGACCAGCGGCTGGCGATCGTGCGGTCGTTGCGCTCCGAGTTCCCGGAGACCGGGACCGTGCTGCAGGCCTGCCTGCGCCGCACCGAGGACGACTGCGCCGAATTCGCGGCGTCGGGCGCCCGAATCCGGTTGTGTAAAGGCGCTTATGCCGAACCGCCCGCGGTCGCGTTCACCGACCGCCGCCAGGTCGACGACAGCTATCAGCGGTGCCTCCGGATACTGATGAAGGGCTCCGGTTATCCGATGGTCGCCAGCCACGACCCCAGGATGATCGACGCCGCGAGAATCCTCGCCGACGAATTCGGTCGCGCGCCGGACAGCTGGGAACACCAGATGCTGTACGGAATACGGGCCGACGAGCAGCGCCGGTTGGCAGCCGCCGGCGCACGCGTCCGGGTCTACATCCCCTACGGCGAGCAGTGGTACGGGTACCTGGTCCGACGCCTGGCCGAACGTCCGGCGAACCTGGGGTTCTTTCTGCGCGCGCTGGCCGGATGA
- the pruA gene encoding L-glutamate gamma-semialdehyde dehydrogenase, whose protein sequence is MDAITTPPRPSNEPVHSYAPGSPERARIVDELARQSHAGRREFPHIIGGHLSLGAGEEIDVVQPHAHREVLGFITNATHDDARAAVDAARAAAPDWAHTSFDDRAAVILRAAELLAGPWRERIAAATMLGQSKSVQQAEIDAPCELVDFWRFNVAFAREILAEQPESSPGVWNRLDHRPLDGFVYAVTPFNFTAIAANLPTAPVLMGNTVVWKPSPTQAYSAQLTMALLEAAGLPPGVINLVHGDGAAVSDVVLADEDLAGIHFTGSTRTFRHLWREVGANIEHYRNYPRLVGETGGKDFIVAHASAEPHALRTALTRGAFEYQGQKCSAASRAYVARSVWERMGDEFLGEADELAYGDVRDLTNFGGAMIDRRAFDKQVAAIDRAKSSASLTVAVGGVCDDTEGYFVRPTVLVSDDPTDEAFAIEYFGPILAVHVYDDADYETILGLVDSTAQYALTGSVMATDVAAVALASDRLRNAAGNFYVNDKPTGAVVGQQPFGGGRASGTNDKAGSKQNLMRWTSTRTIKETFSPPTTSSYPHMVADWTAL, encoded by the coding sequence ATGGATGCCATCACCACTCCCCCTCGACCGTCGAACGAACCCGTCCACAGCTATGCCCCCGGTTCGCCCGAGCGTGCGCGCATCGTCGACGAGCTGGCGCGACAGTCGCATGCCGGCCGCCGCGAGTTCCCGCACATCATCGGCGGCCACCTGAGCCTCGGGGCGGGTGAGGAGATCGACGTCGTCCAGCCCCACGCACACCGCGAGGTACTCGGCTTCATCACCAACGCCACCCACGACGACGCCCGCGCCGCGGTGGACGCCGCTCGCGCCGCCGCCCCCGACTGGGCTCACACGAGCTTCGACGACCGCGCGGCCGTGATCCTGCGCGCCGCCGAGCTGCTGGCCGGGCCGTGGCGCGAGCGGATCGCGGCGGCGACGATGCTCGGTCAGTCGAAGTCGGTGCAGCAGGCCGAGATCGACGCCCCTTGCGAGCTCGTCGACTTCTGGCGGTTCAACGTCGCCTTCGCGCGTGAGATCCTCGCCGAGCAACCGGAGTCGTCGCCCGGGGTGTGGAACCGGCTCGACCACCGTCCACTGGACGGGTTCGTCTACGCCGTGACCCCGTTCAACTTCACCGCCATCGCCGCCAATCTGCCCACCGCCCCCGTGTTGATGGGCAACACCGTCGTCTGGAAACCCTCCCCCACCCAGGCGTACTCCGCGCAGCTGACCATGGCGCTGCTCGAGGCCGCCGGATTGCCGCCCGGGGTGATCAACCTCGTCCACGGCGACGGTGCCGCGGTCTCGGATGTCGTTCTCGCCGATGAGGATCTGGCCGGGATCCATTTCACCGGGTCGACGAGGACGTTCCGTCATCTGTGGCGTGAGGTCGGTGCCAACATCGAGCACTACCGGAACTACCCGCGCCTCGTCGGCGAGACCGGTGGCAAGGACTTCATCGTCGCGCACGCCTCGGCCGAACCTCATGCGTTGCGAACGGCGTTGACGCGCGGCGCTTTCGAGTACCAGGGACAGAAGTGTTCGGCGGCGTCGCGCGCGTATGTCGCCAGGTCGGTGTGGGAGCGGATGGGTGACGAGTTCCTCGGCGAGGCCGACGAACTCGCCTATGGCGACGTCCGAGATCTGACGAACTTCGGTGGTGCGATGATCGATCGGCGCGCGTTCGACAAGCAGGTCGCGGCCATCGACCGGGCCAAGTCGTCGGCGTCGCTGACCGTCGCGGTCGGCGGCGTCTGCGATGACACCGAGGGGTACTTCGTCCGACCCACGGTCTTGGTGTCCGACGACCCGACCGACGAGGCGTTCGCCATAGAGTACTTCGGTCCGATCCTCGCGGTTCACGTCTACGACGACGCCGACTACGAGACCATTCTCGGCCTGGTCGATTCGACGGCGCAGTACGCACTGACGGGGTCGGTCATGGCGACCGATGTCGCCGCGGTCGCGCTCGCCTCCGACCGGCTGCGGAACGCGGCGGGCAACTTCTACGTCAATGACAAGCCGACCGGCGCCGTGGTCGGGCAGCAACCCTTCGGCGGCGGCCGGGCGTCGGGAACCAACGATAAAGCCGGGTCGAAGCAGAACCTGATGCGCTGGACCTCGACCCGCACGATCAAGGAGACCTTCTCACCTCCCACCACCTCGTCGTACCCGCACATGGTCGCCGACTGGACGGCGCTGTGA
- a CDS encoding PucR family transcriptional regulator, whose product MDKTAGIALGRLVLALDQTVATLVSSPRGLDAPVSTMAMVDADDVHYGLGHAARPADLFLLVGLADDVVVEWLGGLGAHRPVAVLAKNPAQTLVGLADRLGIAVIAIDPHARWERIYNLVTRVLDAARGAVGSGESMESGSTGDLFELAAEVARRTGGLVSIENEHAHVLAYSSAGEEADELRRLSILGREGPPEMLAWLREWGVMDAVRKSSGVVMVDARTDLGLRPRRAVAIRPASGPHSDRSDVLMGVVWLQEGSRPPARDTDEVLVGAAAVAARVISRRRSAGSDHDQRVRRLLGVGGVPVDTDHLAAQLGIAPTATVTVVGFTAPDGIRAGQVSALMLHASAFSRLSVTVTIGDRAYVVLPGVPLDDAVTWARISVDAADRQFAVSARAVVAGPDTIAAATDLRSAIDRVLDAAGRDADLIDDVTTVERSRTGVLLAEIIGLLSENPDLVDSRVAGLAELDARSGSEFTASLRAYLDHFGDVRAAAAALHVHPNTLRYRIRRVQTLTGIDLDDPATRLVVALSLRVR is encoded by the coding sequence ATGGACAAGACGGCCGGTATCGCGCTCGGGCGGTTGGTCCTCGCCCTTGACCAGACCGTCGCGACCCTGGTCTCGTCGCCCCGCGGTCTCGACGCGCCGGTGTCGACGATGGCGATGGTCGACGCCGACGACGTGCACTACGGGCTCGGGCACGCCGCCCGACCCGCCGACCTGTTCCTCCTGGTCGGACTCGCCGACGACGTCGTCGTGGAGTGGCTCGGCGGCCTCGGCGCGCACCGCCCGGTCGCCGTACTGGCCAAGAACCCCGCACAGACCCTGGTCGGCCTCGCCGATCGACTGGGCATCGCGGTCATCGCCATCGATCCGCACGCCCGCTGGGAACGCATCTACAACCTCGTCACCCGGGTGCTCGACGCCGCACGCGGCGCGGTCGGGAGCGGCGAGTCCATGGAGTCGGGAAGCACCGGCGACCTGTTCGAGCTCGCCGCGGAGGTCGCCCGCCGGACCGGTGGTCTGGTGAGCATCGAGAACGAGCACGCGCACGTCCTCGCCTACAGCTCGGCTGGCGAGGAGGCCGACGAGTTGCGCAGACTGTCGATCCTGGGCCGCGAGGGGCCGCCGGAGATGCTGGCCTGGTTGCGGGAGTGGGGCGTGATGGACGCGGTCCGGAAGTCGTCCGGAGTCGTGATGGTCGACGCACGCACCGATCTCGGACTTCGGCCGCGTCGCGCGGTCGCCATCCGTCCGGCGTCGGGCCCACACAGCGATCGCTCCGACGTCCTGATGGGGGTCGTCTGGCTGCAGGAGGGGTCGCGCCCGCCGGCCCGCGACACCGACGAGGTACTCGTCGGCGCCGCAGCTGTGGCGGCCCGGGTGATCTCGCGACGGCGTTCGGCAGGCTCCGACCACGATCAGCGGGTCCGGCGACTCCTCGGTGTCGGCGGAGTCCCGGTCGACACAGACCACCTCGCCGCCCAGCTCGGCATCGCGCCGACCGCCACGGTGACGGTCGTGGGGTTCACGGCCCCCGACGGCATCCGCGCCGGGCAGGTCTCGGCACTCATGCTGCACGCCAGCGCTTTCAGTCGGCTGTCGGTCACGGTCACGATCGGTGACCGCGCGTACGTCGTGCTCCCAGGCGTCCCGCTCGACGACGCCGTCACGTGGGCGCGGATCTCCGTCGATGCCGCCGACCGCCAGTTCGCCGTGTCGGCACGCGCAGTCGTCGCCGGCCCCGACACCATCGCCGCCGCAACCGATCTGCGCTCTGCGATCGATCGTGTCCTCGACGCCGCCGGTCGCGACGCCGACCTGATCGACGACGTCACCACCGTCGAGCGATCCCGCACCGGGGTGCTGCTCGCCGAGATCATCGGATTGCTCTCGGAGAACCCCGATCTCGTCGACAGTCGAGTCGCCGGGCTCGCGGAGCTCGACGCTCGCAGCGGCAGCGAGTTCACCGCGTCGTTGCGCGCCTACCTCGACCATTTCGGTGACGTCCGCGCGGCGGCGGCGGCGCTGCACGTCCATCCGAACACCTTGCGCTACCGCATCCGTCGAGTGCAGACCCTGACCGGGATTGATCTCGACGACCCGGCGACGCGTCTCGTCGTGGCACTGTCCCTGCGTGTCCGGTGA
- a CDS encoding SDR family NAD(P)-dependent oxidoreductase, with translation MPSSSKSLSDLTGSRVVVTGATNGIGMATARALARAGVQVVLAVRDTDLGARRAREFGGDCEVIRLDLADLASVRTFAEELDGPVDVLVNNAGMFPHQHRTTRDGFELGMGTNFLGPFALTNLLLPRIRRQIVSVGSEGHRRARIDPADLDLRRTRWSSPRAYTGSKLAVMLWGLELDRRLRDVGSPVTSMLTDPGWAASNISNKPGLGVLHRAAQGLAGVVGNDLDAGAAPTLHCLAEPIPPGSYVGVDGPWGLRGRPVLSGRSLTACDYELAGRLWTEAEARTGTRWPLG, from the coding sequence ATGCCCTCATCGTCGAAGTCCCTGTCCGACCTGACCGGCTCGCGGGTCGTCGTCACCGGTGCGACGAACGGTATCGGGATGGCCACCGCCCGCGCGCTGGCCCGGGCCGGTGTGCAGGTGGTCCTGGCCGTCCGCGACACCGATCTCGGCGCCCGGCGCGCACGGGAATTCGGCGGTGACTGCGAGGTGATCCGGCTCGATCTCGCCGACCTCGCCTCGGTGCGGACCTTCGCCGAGGAACTCGACGGTCCGGTCGATGTGCTGGTCAACAACGCCGGCATGTTCCCGCATCAGCATCGGACGACGCGGGACGGTTTCGAACTCGGCATGGGCACCAATTTCCTCGGGCCGTTCGCCCTGACCAATCTGCTCCTGCCGCGCATCAGGCGGCAGATCGTGTCGGTGGGTTCGGAGGGGCATCGCCGCGCCCGCATCGACCCCGCCGACCTGGACCTCCGACGCACACGGTGGTCGTCGCCGCGGGCCTACACCGGGTCGAAACTCGCGGTGATGCTGTGGGGCCTCGAACTCGACCGACGGTTGCGCGACGTCGGGTCGCCGGTGACCTCGATGCTCACCGATCCCGGCTGGGCCGCGTCGAACATCTCGAACAAGCCGGGCCTGGGCGTTCTGCACCGCGCGGCGCAGGGCCTGGCGGGTGTCGTCGGCAACGATCTCGACGCCGGCGCGGCACCCACCCTGCACTGCCTGGCCGAGCCGATCCCGCCGGGCAGCTACGTGGGGGTCGACGGACCGTGGGGACTGCGCGGCCGACCGGTGCTGTCGGGCCGATCGCTCACGGCGTGCGACTACGAGCTGGCCGGTCGACTCTGGACCGAGGCCGAGGCCCGCACCGGTACCCGGTGGCCGCTGGGGTAG
- a CDS encoding MerR family transcriptional regulator: protein MTDDGTDTAEHLQIGTVATETGLSIKTIRHYDEVGLVVPSARSAGGFRLYTRADIDRLFVIRRMKPLGFTLDDMRALLHAESVLDDSDAAPADRRTALEEVAEFRQRARLACEKLERQLEYAHELTAQLSDRLTDPA from the coding sequence GTGACCGACGACGGGACCGACACCGCCGAGCACCTGCAGATCGGCACGGTGGCAACGGAAACCGGGTTGTCCATCAAGACGATCCGCCACTACGACGAGGTCGGTCTGGTCGTCCCGTCCGCCCGCTCGGCCGGGGGCTTCCGGCTGTACACCCGGGCCGACATCGATCGGCTGTTCGTGATCCGGCGGATGAAGCCTCTCGGTTTCACCCTCGACGACATGCGCGCACTCCTGCACGCCGAGAGTGTCCTCGACGACTCCGACGCGGCGCCGGCGGACCGGCGGACGGCACTCGAGGAGGTCGCGGAGTTCCGGCAGCGCGCACGATTGGCGTGCGAAAAGCTCGAGCGGCAACTGGAATATGCGCACGAACTCACCGCTCAGCTGTCGGATCGACTGACCGATCCGGCGTGA
- a CDS encoding SulP family inorganic anion transporter, with amino-acid sequence MTAEVLTPARQQSVLATLRSPRRLRTEVLAGLVVALALIPEAISFSIIAGVDPRVGLFASFTMAVTIAIVGGRPAMISAATGAVALVVAPLVASHGLDHLIAAVLLAGVIQIVLGAVGVARLMRFIPRSVMVGFVNALAILIFTAQLPHLLGVPWLVYPLVAAGLAIIVGLPRLTTAIPSPLVAIVLLTAVTLAVGFSVPDVGDEGDLPDSLPSLFIPDVPSTWDTLTVIAPYAFTMALVGLLESLMTAKLVDDLTDTHSDKTREATGQGIANIVTGLFGGMGGCAMIGQTMINVKESRARTRISTFLAGLFLLILVVGLGDIVALIPMAALVAVMIMVSVGTLDWHSVNPKTLRRMPKSEMAVMLATVVVTVATHNLAYGVIVGVLTAMVLFARRVAHFTEVVDVADPEPGTRVYAVRGELFFASSNDLVYQFDYVGDPDDVVIDMSGAHIWDASTVATLDAVTTKYAAKGKTATIVGLDDHSAERHRRLSGQLGGEG; translated from the coding sequence ATGACGGCCGAGGTGCTGACTCCTGCCCGACAACAGTCGGTGCTGGCGACCCTGCGCTCCCCGCGGCGCCTGCGTACCGAGGTCCTCGCCGGTCTCGTGGTCGCGCTCGCGCTCATCCCCGAGGCCATCTCGTTCTCGATCATCGCCGGGGTCGACCCGCGGGTGGGCCTGTTCGCCTCGTTCACGATGGCGGTGACGATCGCCATCGTCGGCGGCCGTCCGGCGATGATCTCCGCCGCCACCGGGGCGGTGGCGCTGGTGGTGGCGCCCCTGGTCGCCAGTCACGGCCTGGATCACCTGATCGCCGCGGTGCTCCTCGCCGGGGTCATCCAGATCGTCCTCGGCGCAGTGGGTGTCGCCCGTCTGATGCGGTTCATCCCGCGCAGCGTGATGGTCGGATTCGTCAACGCACTGGCCATCCTCATCTTCACGGCTCAACTCCCCCACCTGCTGGGGGTGCCGTGGCTGGTCTATCCCCTCGTCGCGGCGGGGCTTGCGATCATCGTCGGTCTGCCGCGGCTCACCACGGCGATCCCATCACCACTCGTCGCGATCGTGCTGCTCACTGCGGTCACACTCGCGGTCGGGTTCTCCGTCCCCGACGTCGGCGACGAGGGCGACCTGCCCGACAGTCTGCCCAGCCTGTTCATCCCCGACGTTCCGTCGACCTGGGACACGTTGACGGTCATCGCGCCCTACGCCTTCACCATGGCACTCGTCGGCCTCCTCGAATCGCTGATGACCGCCAAGCTCGTCGACGACCTCACGGACACCCACTCCGACAAGACGCGTGAAGCCACCGGTCAGGGCATCGCCAACATCGTGACCGGTCTCTTCGGCGGCATGGGCGGATGCGCGATGATCGGCCAGACCATGATCAACGTCAAGGAGTCCCGGGCCCGCACCCGCATCTCGACGTTTCTGGCCGGACTCTTCCTGCTCATCCTGGTCGTCGGGCTGGGTGACATCGTCGCGCTGATCCCGATGGCCGCGCTCGTCGCCGTCATGATCATGGTGTCGGTCGGCACCCTGGATTGGCACAGCGTCAACCCGAAGACCTTGCGGCGCATGCCGAAGAGCGAGATGGCCGTGATGCTCGCGACCGTCGTCGTCACCGTGGCCACCCACAATCTCGCGTACGGGGTGATCGTGGGCGTCCTGACGGCGATGGTCCTGTTCGCGCGCCGGGTCGCCCACTTCACGGAGGTGGTCGATGTCGCCGATCCCGAACCCGGAACCCGCGTCTACGCGGTGCGGGGCGAGTTGTTCTTCGCGTCCAGCAACGACCTCGTGTACCAGTTCGACTATGTCGGCGACCCGGACGACGTCGTCATCGACATGAGCGGCGCACACATCTGGGACGCGTCGACGGTCGCTACGCTCGATGCCGTCACCACCAAGTACGCAGCCAAGGGCAAGACCGCCACCATCGTCGGCCTCGACGACCACAGCGCCGAGCGTCATCGACGCCTCAGCGGACAGCTCGGCGGCGAGGGCTGA
- a CDS encoding glutamine synthetase III, whose product MSGSMSRRQAIEAVTTYDVSAPGFTEPLADTFGRNVFSLSVMKKRLPKHVFKAVAATVDTGCALDPTLADYVAVAMKDWAIEKGATHYAHVFYPLTGFTAEKHDSFLEPDSTGASLAEFAGKTLLQGEPDASSFPNGGLRGTFEARGYTGWDVTSPAYILENPNGNTLCIPTIFISWTGEALDKKTPLLRSQQAMSKQAMRLLRLFGHDDVDTVVSYAGAEQEYFLIDEHFFYARPDLMTCNRTLFGAPPSKGQEFDDHYFGAIPERVLSFMIELDRELFKQGIPAKTRHNEVAPGQFEIAPVFERSVLAHDHQQLMMTTMKAVAEKYGMKCLLHEKPFSGVNGSGKHVNFSLGNANQGNLLNPGDTPHENMQFLTFCGAIIRSVHLYGGLLRAAVASASNDHRLGANEAPPAIISIFLGDQLMDVFEQIAKGGATGSKAAGVIELGVDTLPPLKADPGDRNRTSPFAFTGNRFEYRAPGSNQSISDPMVAINTILADSIDFIASDLEKLLADGLELADAVQKVLQEIVNAHGSVIFNGNGYSDEWQEEAAARGLKNLRTTVDAVTEYTSPEVVEIFEKYGVLSARELEAREDVIFEYYALTLLVEAKETAEIAKTMIMPAAIRYQGELAGTAASLKMAGIEAPTPLLEELTGLISTLHDGLTALDAGIAGMHGESTFEESKYALEKLVPAMAAVREVADTLESIVADDLWPLPTYNEMLTIL is encoded by the coding sequence ATGAGTGGCAGCATGTCCCGCCGACAGGCGATCGAGGCCGTGACGACCTACGACGTGTCGGCGCCGGGGTTCACCGAACCCCTCGCAGACACGTTCGGGCGCAATGTGTTCAGCCTGTCGGTCATGAAGAAGCGGCTGCCCAAGCACGTCTTCAAGGCGGTCGCCGCAACCGTCGACACCGGCTGCGCGCTCGACCCCACCCTCGCCGATTACGTCGCGGTGGCCATGAAGGACTGGGCCATCGAGAAGGGCGCCACCCACTACGCCCACGTCTTCTACCCGCTCACCGGTTTCACGGCCGAGAAACACGACTCATTCCTCGAACCCGACTCCACCGGTGCATCGCTCGCCGAGTTCGCGGGCAAGACGCTGCTGCAGGGCGAGCCCGACGCGTCGAGCTTCCCCAACGGCGGTCTGCGCGGCACCTTCGAAGCCCGCGGTTACACGGGCTGGGACGTCACCAGCCCGGCGTACATCCTGGAGAACCCGAACGGCAACACCCTCTGCATCCCGACGATCTTCATCTCGTGGACCGGCGAGGCCCTCGACAAGAAGACCCCGCTCCTGCGCAGCCAACAGGCCATGAGCAAGCAGGCCATGCGGTTGCTCCGCCTCTTCGGCCACGACGACGTCGACACCGTCGTCTCCTACGCCGGCGCCGAGCAGGAGTACTTCCTGATCGACGAGCACTTCTTCTATGCGCGACCAGATCTCATGACCTGCAACCGAACCCTGTTCGGCGCACCGCCGTCGAAGGGCCAGGAGTTCGACGACCACTACTTCGGTGCCATCCCGGAACGCGTGCTGTCGTTCATGATCGAACTCGACCGCGAGCTGTTCAAGCAGGGGATCCCGGCGAAGACCCGGCACAACGAGGTCGCGCCCGGCCAGTTCGAGATCGCACCGGTCTTCGAGCGGTCGGTCCTCGCCCACGACCATCAGCAGCTGATGATGACCACGATGAAGGCCGTCGCCGAGAAGTACGGCATGAAATGCCTGCTGCACGAGAAGCCGTTCTCCGGCGTCAACGGTTCGGGCAAGCACGTCAACTTCTCGCTCGGCAACGCCAATCAGGGCAACCTGCTCAATCCCGGCGACACCCCGCACGAGAACATGCAGTTCCTGACCTTCTGCGGCGCGATCATCCGCTCGGTGCACCTCTACGGCGGGCTCCTCCGCGCGGCGGTCGCCTCGGCGTCGAACGATCATCGTCTCGGCGCCAATGAGGCTCCGCCGGCGATCATCTCGATCTTCCTCGGCGACCAGCTGATGGACGTCTTCGAGCAGATCGCCAAGGGCGGCGCCACCGGTTCCAAGGCCGCGGGGGTCATCGAACTCGGGGTCGACACCCTGCCGCCCCTCAAAGCCGATCCGGGGGATCGCAACCGCACCAGCCCCTTCGCGTTCACCGGCAACCGGTTCGAGTACCGCGCACCGGGTTCCAATCAGTCGATCTCCGATCCCATGGTCGCCATCAACACGATCCTCGCCGACTCCATCGACTTCATCGCCTCGGACCTCGAGAAGCTCCTCGCCGACGGTCTCGAACTCGCGGACGCCGTCCAGAAGGTGTTGCAGGAGATCGTCAATGCCCACGGCTCGGTCATCTTCAACGGCAACGGCTACTCCGACGAATGGCAGGAAGAGGCCGCCGCCCGCGGACTGAAGAACCTGCGGACGACGGTCGACGCGGTGACGGAGTACACCTCGCCGGAGGTCGTCGAGATCTTCGAGAAGTACGGCGTGCTGTCGGCCCGCGAGCTCGAGGCCCGCGAGGACGTCATCTTCGAGTACTACGCGCTCACCCTCCTCGTCGAGGCCAAGGAGACCGCGGAGATCGCCAAGACGATGATCATGCCGGCCGCGATCCGGTACCAGGGTGAGCTCGCCGGGACGGCGGCGTCGCTCAAGATGGCCGGAATCGAGGCTCCCACACCGCTGCTCGAGGAACTGACCGGACTGATCAGCACGTTGCACGACGGGTTGACGGCCCTTGATGCCGGTATCGCCGGCATGCACGGCGAGTCCACCTTCGAGGAGTCGAAGTACGCGCTGGAGAAACTGGTCCCGGCCATGGCCGCGGTCCGCGAGGTCGCCGACACCCTCGAGTCCATCGTCGCCGACGATCTGTGGCCGCTGCCGACCTACAACGAGATGCTCACGATTCTCTGA